TATATCTACCGGGATCATCGAGGGTTTATTAAGATCTCTAAACCGATCCCGAACACACCCGCTGCGCTGGCGAATCTTCAAGCAGGAGATTATATCACCAAAATCAACGGTAAACGGATCCATCTCAGCGAAAAAACGGGCATGACCCGGGACGATGTTATCGACTTACTCAGAGGAAAAGCCGGCACCGATGTGACAATCACCGTCCAACGCAAATTTCTTGAACCTTTCGATGTAACGCTCACCCGTGCGATCGTTCCGATTCGAAGCGTGAAATCAACGATGCTTGCGGGAAATATCGGTTACATTCAGATATCAGGATTCATTGGAAGCAAGGAAGGCACAGAAGTAGAGTTTAAAAACGCGCTTGCTGCCCATCAAACCGCCGGCATGAAAGCCCTCATCTTAGACTTACGGGATAACCAAGGTGGACTCCTGAATGCCGCATATCACATCGCCGATGCCTTTATTGACGAAGGGCTCATCGTGTCGACGAGAAGTGAAACAAACAACCAATTCAATGAAGAATATCGGTCAACAGCCAACATCTTGTGTCCACCAGATATTCCACTCGTCGTCCTTGTCAACGAATACAGCGCGAGTGCCTCCGAAATCGTAGCGGGTGCGATTAAGGATACGCGCCGTGGCATCCTCGTTGGAAAGAAGACTTACGGTAAAGGCGTGGTTCAAAAACGCTATGAACTCCCTGATGGGGGTTCCCTGTCGCTCACGATTTCCACCTATTACACACCAAACGGCACCTCAATTAATGAAGTAGGGATCACACCGCAAGTCTCCATTGATCTCGAGGAACCCGATGAAATAGAACAGATAATGCTCAGAAAAGTCGATACAACGGATTCCGTCGAAAATTTCGTCACAAAATGGATTGATGATGCGTATCAGAGCCCCGGTGAAATGCCAAAGGATTTCTCTCAACTTGAGCCTGAACTCCCGAAATTACAGCAAATCCTCACAGCAGAAGAAAACGTCACTGTCAGTACACGGTGGCTGAAACTGCGGGCGGAGCGGCTCTTTAATCTATATGTCGGTATTGATCAGGTCGTCAATTTAGCCTACGACCGACAATTACAGGAGGCAATTCGCATCATTAGTGCCGCTGAAGTTGGAAAGTATCTCACCCCTTCACCAGAAGAAACAGAACCGCCTTCAACGACGCAAGCGAACGTCCCGCTGGAAGATGAGGTTATCACGGAAGAATAGTTGTCAGAAGTGGGAAGTGCTTAAAGTCTATAAAGTCCGTAAAGTTTAAAAGAACTTCCTAACTTTCTAACTTTAGAACACTTGTAAACTTTCTTACGCTTTCCGATGGTTTCTGACTGCTGAAAGTGAGCGCAGTGAACGATCTGACGGTTTCCGATAGCCATTCCAAAAACATGAATTCCAGAACCGCGTACCCCCCCGATGTCATCAGGAAAAAAGCACTCATTGTCGGACTCATTCTGGTTGTCGTTAACGCCTATTGGGTAGGGATAGCGAGTGAACTCTGGTATGCCGTCTACACACTCGTTTCACCGTTCTCGAATGCGGTTTTCACGCTCTTTGTGCTGCTCGCCCTCAACGTCCTCCTTCGTAAAGGCGCGCCGCGTCTCGCCTTCACACCTGCCGAACTGCTCCTTATCTACATTATGGTGACGATGGTGTCCACCATCTCAGGACACGCGATGATGGCAATTCTCATGGGGACGCTTGCACATCCCTTCTGGTTCGCCAGCCCTGAGAACGAATGGGCACAACTCTTTCTACACCACATACCCCCGTGGCTCACCGTCCACGAGTTCGAGTGGTTAGCGGGTTACTATGAAGGTGAATCGAGTATCTATTGGGCGGAACATTTCCGCATTTGGATTCGACCCGCGCTGCTCTGGTCCGGCTTTATCTTCCTGCTCTACGGGTCATTGCTGTGTTTAGGACTTCTGCTCCGAAAGCAGTGGATGGAACGCGAAAAACTGAGTTTTCCCTTAACCCAATTGCCGTTGCAAATGACAACCAATCGCAGTTTTTTCCGGTCCCGCGCCCTCTGGTTCGGATTTGGAATCGCCGCGCTCCTCCGTGTGATGGCAGGGTTGCACGACATTTTCCCAGTTATCCCGGCGTTGCCTCCGAACTATCGGCTTGACAAGCACTTCACAGAACGTCCCTGGAACGCCATCGGGTACGCCTCAATGTCCTTTAACCTCGCGATCGTCGGATTAACCTACTTCATGCCACTCGACCTCGCCTTCTCGACGTGGTTCTTCTTCTGGCTGACCCGTGCCGAACGCGTGATCGCAAGCGCGGTCGGGGTCACAAACATCAGCGTCTTGCATCTCAATGACCGTGCTTCGGGGGCTTGGGTGGGGATCGCCGTGCTGACCCTCTGGATGAGCCGTCGGCACTTCGCTCGATTTTTCCGACACATGATCGGAAGTGACCGCGGGGACGATAGCAACGAGCCTTTCTCCTATCGAACGACAGGCGTCCTGACCGTGGTGAGTATAGGACTCGTCTTCGGGTTCTGCTATGCTGCGGGTATGTCGTTGTGGGCAATTAGTGTATTTTACGCCCTATTTATAGCGTTTGCGATAGCGATAGGACGCGTCCGGGCTGAACTCGGACCGCCTTATCACGAAGTCATCGGTATCAACCCACGACAGATGATGGTGAGTATGTTCGGAACACGGCAATTGGGTGCGCCGAATCTCACCGTAATGACGTTCCTCTACGCTTTTAATCGTTGCAACCGTTCACATCCGATGCCGAACCAGATTGAATCCCTTCGGATTGGAGAACGCTCAGGCATGCCCGGCAAAACGCTGCTCTTGGGAATGGCCCTCGCCATTGCAGTCGGTGCGCTGGCGACCTTCTGGACGTATCTGCAAGTCGCTTATCACTATGGCGTGTTGGCACAATGCCAAGGTGTCGTCGGACGTTTCGGTTGGGAGAGCTTCAACCCACTTCAGAGTTGGTTACAGCACCCCAAAGAACCGGATGTGAGTGCGATGGTCTTTATGAGTGGTGGGTTCGCCTTCGTGTTTCTCCTTAACTTCCTACGGACACGCCTGTTATGGTGGACGCTTCATCCATCGGGTTACGTGTTGTCAGGCGCATCATGGGGTGGACTCATCTATTTCTGGTTCCCGGTCATGGTGAGTTGGCTCATCAAGTTTTTGATTCTCCGTTTCTCAGGTTGGCAAACATACCGCAAAGCGATCCCCTTCTTCCTCGGATTGGTTTTAGGGGATTACATACCGCGTAGTATCCTGAGTCTCATCAGTTTCGCCTTGCACCTCTACATGCCATCATCCGGTGCGGGGCACACCCTTTAGGGTTGACTGTCAGCAATGACACCACTACTCACTGTCGCCTCCATTACAAAGCAATTTGCCGCTACTCCTGTTGTGAAAGATGTCAGTTTCACGGTGTATCCAGGGGAAATCTTCGCGCTGTTGGGACCCAGCGGTTGCGGGAAAACGACGACCTTACGCATAATCGCTGGATTTGAAACTGCAGACACTGGCACAATTGCTATGGCAGAACGCACCTTTGCTGATAGAAGGACCCACGTCCCTCCCGAATCGCGCGGCATTGGCTTTGTGTTTCAGGATTATGCGCTCTTTCCACACAAAAACGTGCTTGAAAACGTCGCTTTCGGTCTCCGAAAGGTGTCGAAAAAAACACGGCAGGAAAGAGCATCTGCGGTGCTGGAAATGGTCGGTATGACGCACCTACAGTCACGTTTACCGCATCATCTCTCCGGCGGCGAGCAGCAGCGGGTCGCGTTGGCGCGTGCTATCATCGCACGTCCGAAACTCCTCCTTTTAGACGAACCCTTTTCAAGTCTCGATCCGGGATTACGGCAGTCTACCCGTGAGGAAGTGCGCGCCCTCTTGAAAGCTGAAGGGATTAGCGCGGTGCTCGTTACACACACCCAGGAGGAAGCATTGAGTTTCGCCGAGCGGTTGGGAGTGATGAAAGAAGGCACGCTTGAACAGATTGGGACACCAGAGAGGGTGTATCGTCATCCGAAAACGGCTTATGTCGCAGATTTTTTGGGACAGACAAACTTCATTCGCGCACACATCACAGATGGGATCGCAGAAACCCCGTTCGGGCGTGTAAGAGTGGAGGGTGCTGAGACTGGGAACGGGCTTCTCTCTATCCGACCTGAATGTTTGACGATGACGACCCCTGACGCTCGGAGCGGGACCCAGAACGGACGTGTCGTGGGACAGGCGTTTAAAGGGCACGATTTCACATATCAGGTTGAAATGAATGGAGAGCAGTACTTCGTCCAGACCGACTACCGTTGCCCGTTTCAGATAGGGGACCCGGTTACGCTAAAAGCAGAATCAGCCGTAGCGGTCACGCCATAACTACAAATTACAACATATCCCGGATCTCATCAATCCCGCGAATCATTCGTGTGAATGCCTCAACCAACCGAAATTGGGTACAAGGAAGATTAAATGGACGCAAAGATTCTAATTGTTGAAGATGAACGCGATATTGTAGATTTACTGCGGTACAATCTACAAGAAGCAGGTTTTGAAACAGACTACGTCCGGAACGGTGCAGATGCCCTCCATCGGGCTGTCGAAAATCCGCCGGATCTCATTTTGTTAGACTTGATGCTCCCTGAGGTAGACGGACTTATCGTCTGTCGGTTACTCAAGAACGACCCAAGGACGAAAAACATTCCGATCGTGATGGTAACCGCGAAGACCGAAGAGCGGGACCGAGTGACAGGATTGGAACTCGGCGTAGACGATTACATCACAAAACCCTTTAGTCCGAGAGAAGTCGTGCTTCGGGTATCCGCCGTGTTACGCCGTATCCAAGCCGGCAAACAAGCAGAAAGCACCAAACAGATTGAAACCCACGGGCTCACAATCGATCTGGACAAACATCAAGTCTTGACTGAAAACGGTTCAATCGATCTCACAGCAACCGAATTCAAACTCATTACGTTATTCGCACGTTCGCCAGGACGCGTCTTTACCCGTGATATTCTCATGGATGTAATATGGGGACAAGAGTATTACGGCATTGATAGGACAGTGGATACACACGTCAGCCGCCTGCGCCGTAAACTGGGGGAATTTGGTAAGCATATTGAGACAGTACACGGGGTTGGGTATCGGTTCAAGGAAGCGAGTTGATGACTCTTAACGGTAGGAAGGAATTCCGACTCCCGACTGCTGGCTAATAAAGTGCTTTCAAGCGAGAGGTACCCCTTAAGGTTTCCTCCCGCATTGAAGGGCACTTGTAACGTGTAGGGTTAAAATATATAGATTCTGCTCTTGCACCTACGGAAACTGTATTCCCTGTTTTCGGCACACCTTTCGGATTTTGTTAACCGCACCGCCTATCTGTTTCCCGTTCCGCGTAACACCAAAAAGATGCTGACTGACAACACGGCGGGAAATGCCGAGAATGTTCCCAATCTCCTCTTGTGTTTTCCCTTGATAGAAGTAGAGTTGAATACATTCGGCTTGGCGCTTGGTGAGTTCTCTCGCGATAATCAGACGAATTTGTTCGAGGACTGCCCGCCGCTTCGCGCGACGCGCCTCCATATATTCGTCATCAGGTGTCCGATACCAGAAATAGTCCTCGGTCGTGAGTTGATCGAAATACTCCGGTGGGACCGGAATTTCCCAAAAGTCAGGATTAAATTTGGGCATAGATAAAGCAGCTCCCTCGAATGTGAGGCGATCGCGCCTATGCCTTCACCAAATTATTGATAATGGACAGAGGCACCATCGCCACAATTGAATACTTTCAGGTGAAGTGTGACGTGGTTCGTAGTCAACATAATGGGTACCTCCTTATCCTCGTTATTGTTTATGATTGGGAACGGTGCAAGTAGGTCAATGACGTTTCGTAAAGACCGTCTTTTGCGAACCGTGTCTGATAGTATACCAAAAAACACAAAAATATGCCATAAAAAAATGGCAAGGGTTTATTTAAACACATTTTCGGATGCACTTTTGCCAATCCTCGGGAAAAATTAAAAAAATAAGGGACAGAGGGGTTTCAACCCCCCATCCCTTTCCAAAGCGTGTGACACTCGGTGCCACACCCATAAGGGCGTAACACTAATAAGTGCCACACCTCCTCTGGTTTGCTAACATAACAAATACCTCCTTTTCCGCGATACAGCGGTAATAGGATACCATCATCATAAAATGACAATGATTCACCTATACGCATTTTCGGATGCACTTTTGGGTGTTCCTATAAAAAAAATCATTCTTCGGGATCAAAAAACACCCTGAGTGGGGTACTCAGCCGTGGTGTCTCAACCTGTTCCTCCATCGACTTTTCGCCCCTCCATTCACTGTGCTCAATGCCCATCGTGTAAACCTGTTCTGCGGTGTCGGTGTAACTGAGGTATTGAAACCCAGCGTTTTCAAAACATATCAGTGCGGGTCCGTTGTCAGGTGATACTTGTAGTGTGATGTGTTCAGCCCCCAACCGTTCAAATGCGTAGTGGACCACTTCAAGAAGCGCGTCTGTGCCGTATCCACGGGCGCGATAATCCGGTCGAATGATGACGAATTTGAGGGTAACAGTGTCTACCCCATAGTGAAGGAGTGTAAATCCGATGAGCAGGCGAGTCGTCCGGATCTCAATAGCCAATGCGTGCATCCGTTCATTTCCCATCCAACCGTGCCAATCTTCAAGAAACGTTTCAAATGAGACCTGTGTTGCGTAGAGGAGTTGCCTCGTCCCGGGTCGGTTTATCCATCCCCAAATTCGGCGGAGCTCATTTTCAGCGATCTGTCGGAGATGAATACCGCCCCCATGGAGCCGTTCCAACTGCCGCAACTGACTTCTCAAGCCTTCCAATTGCGAGGCGTGCGCACCGACTTGCGCCCCAGCGGCTCGAATCATACGCTGATTCGGACGATCCATGAATTGTGCTTGTTTCACGCGGTTCTGAAAATATCCGAGTTTCTGCTCACTCCTTTCAATAATACGCATCAAGTTCTGAATGGCATCTTCCCATTTTTGTAGATCAGCGTTTACGTCGTCGCGTTTTTCGGTCGGTTCTTCTTTTATCTGAGTTTCGTTCATATCTCCCTTCCTTGAATCCAGAGATCCGGAGGTAACTTTCATATCGGATCGGACTAATATCCCCAGCTTCAACCGCTTGCTTGACAGCACACGCGGGTTCGTGTTGGTGCGTGCATGCAGCGAATTTGCACTCCGGAATATAGGGCCGCATCTCAGGAAAATGAATATCTAATCCCTGTTCTTCATCCACTTCAAGCAAGCCGAGCGTTCGGATACCGGGTGTATCGGCAACGAATCCGCCGAATTTGAGCGGTAACAGCATGACCTCTGTTGTCGTATGCCGTCCTTTGTGGATGCGTGTATCCACCTCACCCGTGCGTAATTGAAGTCCGGGTTGTACGGCATTGAGCAGAGACGATTTCCCAACCCCCGATGAACCTACAATTGCGGAAATCCTATCCTGCATCACCTCCCGCAATTCTTCAACCCCAACACCGGTTACGATACTCGTATAAACCACTTTATAACCTAATTCTTCATATAATTTGAGTTCGCGTTGGACATTCTCGAATTTCGCCAAATCGAGTTTGTTAATACAGATAACGGGATCCACACCGGATGCCTCCGCGGTGACGAGAAATCTATCCAGCATTCGCAACTTGAGCGTCGGATGCCGTGCCGCAAAGATAATGAGGAGCATATCCAGGTTAGCAACAATAACCTGTCGCCAACCGTCCATGCGAATACGTCCAAACTGCGTGTCCCGGGGCAGACATTCCTCAATGTATCCACCATCCGCTGTGGACTCAGCCGTAGAAATGCGGACTCGGTCGCCCACCGAGACGAGATCCACGTATGGCATCTCCTTTGTCTCAGCGAGCCGCCGTTTTTCATCTTCAATGAGGTGGTGCCGTAAGGCACAAGTGTAGCTTTGTTTGCCGACTTGTACCTCATAAGCGCCACTTCGCGCTTTTATGACAATGCCTTCCACAGTCTCATTCAGAGGGAGCATCAAAGAAATCCTCGTTCAACAGTGCCTAAGCACCGGGGTTCCGCCAGATAATGCGGCCACGCGTCAGGTCATACGGAGAAAGTTCAAGAGTAACCTGATCGCCGGGAAGCACCCAAATCTTGTGCCGCATCAGCTTACCAGCGAGGTATGCCACAACTTTGTGGTCGTTTTCTTCTAATTTCACCTGAAATAGATTCCCGGGCAGGGATTCCATGACAGTTCCGAAGACGCGAATCGCTGCGTCTTTAGTGGCTTCACGGGTTTTGGTCGTCGCATTTTCATTTTTCATTTTCTATTCTCCTCTTTTTTTTATCACTGTTTGTTACCTTTAACACTCTATTGGATGCACTTTATTAACGAATTGTTCGGAAAAAAAGTTGACATCCAGCCCGAAAAGTTGTAAAATACACGGGTAGGAGATTCCATTTCGAGTTTTTTATAGAAGGAGAAAAAAACAATGAACCAAGCCTTACCGCTTGTAGCCTATGCTGACCTCGAAGGCCAAGTCAAGGCGATGGAGGAAGACGGATACGCCTATCTACCGAAGGTTATCGAAGGCGAACAACTTGCAGAACTTCGTGCTGCCATGGATCGGTTAACCGCAATTCCCGAGAGTTTTGATCGGCACGGCACCGCAGAGAATGGAAACGGTTTCCTTAACAAACACATCAACAACGCCTTCAACCGCGACCCTGTTTTCTTACAATATCTTGATCTGTCTCCGGTGATCGAATTAGCAGAGGCAGTGCACGGCGAAGATTGCCACGTCATCGGTATGACAGCATGGGTAACGGGGCCTGGGCGTCCCGATCAAGGGTTGCACGCAGATTGGCTTCCGATCCCATTGCCAGCGGACCTTCTGGAAGATCCACGCGTCAAGGTACCAATTTTCATTTCAACTGCACACTACTACTTGGATGACCTTTACGAAGACCTCGGTCCAACAAAATTCATTCCGGGTAGCCATCTCTCCGGACGGAGACCCGACGGCGCGACGGAATGGAAAGGGGCGACAGAAAAGAGTATCCTCTGCAATTCCGGTGATGTCGTGCTTTTCCGAAGTGAAGTCTGGCATCGAGGCACAGCAAACCGTAGTGACCAGACCCGCTACCTCTTACAAGTACACTACGCGAATCGGATGATCACCCAGAAATACCCACCTTACCTGAACCGGTTTCAGTTCAATTCAGACATTTTGGAACAGGCAACAGAACGTCAACAGCGATTAATGGGCAATCACCGCCCCGGCGCCTACGATTGATCCCAAATTTTTTAGCGCCCAATGACCTCCACCGAGGATAACAGCTTCCCTTGAATAGAAAAGCAACCATCGGGACACCGCCAACACCGAGCGTTATCAGCGAGGAGCCGCACGGGAAAATTATTGCCCTCAGTCTGCTCCTCGCGTTTCTTTGGGGCGGGAATTCGCCTTCCATCAAAATCGGTTTAGAAGACTTCCCGCCAATGGCACTGGCGTTCTTTCGTTTCGTGATTGGGCTTGTCATTATTGGGGGGTGGGCACTCTATCGCGGTGTCTCCCTTCGTTTACGCAAGGGTGAACTCCCGCGCTTGCTGTTGCTCACAACGATCTTCATCCTCCAAATCATCTGCTTGAACACCGGCACCCTATACACAACAGCATCCCGCTCCACTATTTTTATTAACGTCTATCCCTTTTTCACCGCGCTTTTTGCGCATTTCTGGATTCCCGGCGAACGGCTCTCCGTTCCAAAGACCTTGGGAATCGTTGTCGCCTTCAGTGGTGTCTTCGTAACCGTTGCTCCGAATCTCGGCGAAGGCGAAACGAGTGTGCTCGGCGACCTCATCGTGCTCGTGAGCGGATGTTTTTTAGGACTCCGCGTTGTCGTGACGAAACTGCTCATCCAGTCGATCCATCCCTATCGACTCTTGGCGTGGCTGCTCACCTTGAGTCTCCCGTGCTATGTCACCATGAGTTTACTTTTTGAGCGTGGACTGCCGATGCAACTGACACTCAGCAGTAGTGCTGCATTGCTCTATCAAGGTGGCGTTATCGCGGGTGTCTGTTTTCTGGCGTGGACTGCGGTGCTTGAAAGGTATAGTGCGAGTAAACTCGTTGTGCTGTTTTTCGCAACCCCACTGTCGGGGGTTGTATTTAGCTACGTGTTTTTAGGCGACGAGTTGACGCTTAGTTTATTGGTAGGTGCCGTTCTCGTGGCGGCTGGGATTTATCTGGTGAATATGCGGCGTTGAGGTGTTTATAGTGGACCCGTAATGAATGACGCATTCTGTCGGGGTTAGAACCCTCTCCGACAGTCTGTGTTGCGGAGGCTTGAAATTATTGCATCAAGATTGCGTTTATGATACGTAGGTCGGGTAGAGCGTGAGCGAAACCCGACAGCTTCAGGCATTCTTCAGGGACTCCGAAAACCAGCACGGTTCCCTCTTTTTCACACTCACGCTAAACACGTTTGCTGTATAGGACGCGTTGATTATATCCGAGTTCAAGTTTTCCGCCAGTTTAGTCCCAATAGTCCCATTTGTAAACCGTCAGGAGTCTGAGGCCCTCTTTTTTCAGTTGCACAAACCGTGGATAACTCACGAGGGTTGGGAACTCTGCCCGGTAGTAGACGCAGACGTGTTTGAGATAAAAGTGTTTAAACGTCCGATACCCACTTTGATGGAAGGCAATGAGGATCGTCATCACCTCGCTCGGATGCAGGTTTCTCGGGCATCCCCGGGGGTCCGGGGGGCTGTCGGGTTCAGAGTGTCTTGAAAGCTGTGTTTCATACATGATAAAAAAGTCGTGTATTTCGCAGAAAAGTGATACAATACTCATCGGAGAACTCCTTTTGGTTGAAGATTGGATACTTCATTATACCAAAGGGGTTCTCTTTATTCAAAAAAATCAGAAATTAATTATCAAACTCACGTCACGTTATCATCTATAGTGAAGAGTTGGAAGTTGAGGGTGTTGTTCACTACTCCGAAAAAGAAAAATTGTGGACAGCAGTGATTGATTGGAATGCTATTCAAGAAGTAGACGCCGTTGTATCTCAAATAACGCCACAAGTCCGTGATACAGCAAGTTAAGCTGCCGTGTCCACAGCCAGAGTCATTCACTTCTCCCGTGGAAGCCATCTCCCACCCCCCATCACTTCACAATGTCTCGTTCATTGTAGATTTTATGATGATTGGGTTCTTCACATACCGCTCCGCTGGAGCGAAAGAGTGAACAGTTATCAACGGTTCAGGGCAACCAAGAACTTGAAACAACGCGAAAACGCATCAATTGCTGGATTTCACAACACATTTAGAAACACTGCAAACTTTGAACAGATAAAGGACATTCAATAACCAGCAGACATCGTTGTATTGCCAAAACCTCCGGAGGCATAGCAGAAAGCAAAAAACTGTCCTTTTAGCAGATTACCTGATGTTATAAGAGTATCAACCCGCGTAATCCGTATAATCCGCCTAATCCGCGATTCTTACAAGAGAGAAATTCATTACCTTCACAAAAACGCGCATCTCAAATCCTGCCAATTAGAAATTTCGCACGAAAACCGTTGATAACCGACACGAGTTATGATATACTTTTTTAACTATTTGTAGCAAGAGGTAAATACCATGAACGACTATAGAAACATTATTACCATTGAACCGGGTAAACGCAGTGGGCAGCCGTGTATCCGGGGAATGCGGATCACCGTTTACGATGTCTTTGAATACCTGGCATCAGGTATGACAGTCGCGGAAGTTATTCACGATTTTACCGAGTTAACCGAGACAGATATCCGCGCCTGTTTTGCTTACGCTGCGGACAAGGAAAAAACGCAGATGGTCGTTTACACAGATGAAACTTCTATTCGATCAGAACCTATCCGACCAACTGGTGATGCTGCTGGCGGACCTGTTTCCTAATTCTACCCATGTCAAAACGATAGGGTTAAATACGGCAACGGATCCCGAGTTATGGGATTACGCTCGTGATAACGACTATCTCATCGTTTCAAAGGATACAGACTTTAGAAATAGGAGCGTTATTCACGGTTATCCACCAAAAGTGATTTGGATCGGGATAGGGAATTGTTCGACAATTGCTGTCGAATACAATTTGAGAAAGCATTTCGTTGATATTAAAGAATTTGCGAGGGATGCAAATGCGGGATTATTTATCCTGTGGTAATCGAATTAAACGCCGACAACCCACAGAGAAATCGTCGCACCCCTAACTCCCCCGTAAGAATAGCAGCAAAGTGATTTATCGCCGGTCTGAAAAATGTTACACTTTCCGCCAAATTATTTTTTTTGGCAAAGAGAAACCGAAAAAGAAACATCTATGAACCTTTACTACCACTGGGTTTGTTGCCGATACCTTCTATACACCAAATGTTACACAGGTGTAACATTTTTGAGGAGAATTCTCCGTGAATTACCCTATTTCTCTGGTCCCAACCTGAACACAAAACTATCTTCCCACCGCCATAAAAATCCAAAACCACAAAACAAAAAAACTTGAAAAAAACGATCAAATATGAGATAATGTATAGTGGAATTAAAATACCATATAGGGCGCAGTTTGCAAGCCCATTCTACACAAGTAAAGGAGTAAATACGTAAGATGCCACTGAACAGGAAAATCCGTTACGGCATGGTAGGGGGTGGACCGGATGCATTCATCGGTGCCGTCCACCGGAAAGCCGCCGCACTCGATGGAGAAATCGACCTCGTTGCGGGCGCGTTCTCGTCGTCACCCGAAAAATCCAGCCAACAAGGTGCGGAACTCTTCCTTGACCCAAACCGCGTCTACGGGTCTTACAAGGAGATGGCAGAGAAAGAGAGCCGACTTCCCGAAGGCGAACGTATCGATTTCGTCTCAATCGTGACACCGAACCACATCCATTTCGATGTCGCCAAAACCTTTATTGAAGCCGGGTTCCACGTCGTCTGCGATAAGCCGATGACAACAACGGTTGCCGATGCTGAAGCGTTATGTCAGCTCGTCAAAGAACACGATGTCGTTTTCGCACTCACGCATAACTACACAGGCTACCCGATGGTGAAGCAGGCACGTGAACTCATAAAAGAAGGGAAACTCGGAACGCTCCGCAAAATCGTCGTCGAATACCCGCAAGGTTGGCTCGCCACATTCTTAGAGGACGAAGGTGCGAAACAAGCCGTCTGGCGCACGGATCCGAATCAAGCGGGTGCCTCCTCATGTATCGGAGACATCGGTTCCCATGCAGAGAACTTGGCACACTATATCACAGGACTCGATATCGAAGAAATTTGTGCGGATATGACCACTTTTGTAGAGGGACGCTTGTTAGAAGACGATGGAAATCTACTCGTGCATTATGAAAACGGCGTCCGTGGTGTGCTTTATGCGTCA
This portion of the Candidatus Poribacteria bacterium genome encodes:
- a CDS encoding GNAT family N-acetyltransferase, whose amino-acid sequence is MKVTSGSLDSRKGDMNETQIKEEPTEKRDDVNADLQKWEDAIQNLMRIIERSEQKLGYFQNRVKQAQFMDRPNQRMIRAAGAQVGAHASQLEGLRSQLRQLERLHGGGIHLRQIAENELRRIWGWINRPGTRQLLYATQVSFETFLEDWHGWMGNERMHALAIEIRTTRLLIGFTLLHYGVDTVTLKFVIIRPDYRARGYGTDALLEVVHYAFERLGAEHITLQVSPDNGPALICFENAGFQYLSYTDTAEQVYTMGIEHSEWRGEKSMEEQVETPRLSTPLRVFFDPEE
- a CDS encoding S41 family peptidase, translated to MKRYTLSFIVLVLAIGIPFLLINPSGKDAISGDERVTRVMLSDALTDAIRIAERNYYKPIEDPNDMFRGSIKGALASLNDPYTYYIKRRDHQRAVENLYNAEFGGLGIYIYRDHRGFIKISKPIPNTPAALANLQAGDYITKINGKRIHLSEKTGMTRDDVIDLLRGKAGTDVTITVQRKFLEPFDVTLTRAIVPIRSVKSTMLAGNIGYIQISGFIGSKEGTEVEFKNALAAHQTAGMKALILDLRDNQGGLLNAAYHIADAFIDEGLIVSTRSETNNQFNEEYRSTANILCPPDIPLVVLVNEYSASASEIVAGAIKDTRRGILVGKKTYGKGVVQKRYELPDGGSLSLTISTYYTPNGTSINEVGITPQVSIDLEEPDEIEQIMLRKVDTTDSVENFVTKWIDDAYQSPGEMPKDFSQLEPELPKLQQILTAEENVTVSTRWLKLRAERLFNLYVGIDQVVNLAYDRQLQEAIRIISAAEVGKYLTPSPEETEPPSTTQANVPLEDEVITEE
- the rsgA gene encoding ribosome small subunit-dependent GTPase A, with protein sequence MLPLNETVEGIVIKARSGAYEVQVGKQSYTCALRHHLIEDEKRRLAETKEMPYVDLVSVGDRVRISTAESTADGGYIEECLPRDTQFGRIRMDGWRQVIVANLDMLLIIFAARHPTLKLRMLDRFLVTAEASGVDPVICINKLDLAKFENVQRELKLYEELGYKVVYTSIVTGVGVEELREVMQDRISAIVGSSGVGKSSLLNAVQPGLQLRTGEVDTRIHKGRHTTTEVMLLPLKFGGFVADTPGIRTLGLLEVDEEQGLDIHFPEMRPYIPECKFAACTHQHEPACAVKQAVEAGDISPIRYESYLRISGFKEGRYERNSDKRRTDRKTRRRKR
- the infA gene encoding translation initiation factor IF-1; its protein translation is MKNENATTKTREATKDAAIRVFGTVMESLPGNLFQVKLEENDHKVVAYLAGKLMRHKIWVLPGDQVTLELSPYDLTRGRIIWRNPGA
- a CDS encoding dioxygenase, with protein sequence MNQALPLVAYADLEGQVKAMEEDGYAYLPKVIEGEQLAELRAAMDRLTAIPESFDRHGTAENGNGFLNKHINNAFNRDPVFLQYLDLSPVIELAEAVHGEDCHVIGMTAWVTGPGRPDQGLHADWLPIPLPADLLEDPRVKVPIFISTAHYYLDDLYEDLGPTKFIPGSHLSGRRPDGATEWKGATEKSILCNSGDVVLFRSEVWHRGTANRSDQTRYLLQVHYANRMITQKYPPYLNRFQFNSDILEQATERQQRLMGNHRPGAYD
- a CDS encoding response regulator; protein product: MDAKILIVEDERDIVDLLRYNLQEAGFETDYVRNGADALHRAVENPPDLILLDLMLPEVDGLIVCRLLKNDPRTKNIPIVMVTAKTEERDRVTGLELGVDDYITKPFSPREVVLRVSAVLRRIQAGKQAESTKQIETHGLTIDLDKHQVLTENGSIDLTATEFKLITLFARSPGRVFTRDILMDVIWGQEYYGIDRTVDTHVSRLRRKLGEFGKHIETVHGVGYRFKEAS
- a CDS encoding ABC transporter ATP-binding protein — protein: MTPLLTVASITKQFAATPVVKDVSFTVYPGEIFALLGPSGCGKTTTLRIIAGFETADTGTIAMAERTFADRRTHVPPESRGIGFVFQDYALFPHKNVLENVAFGLRKVSKKTRQERASAVLEMVGMTHLQSRLPHHLSGGEQQRVALARAIIARPKLLLLDEPFSSLDPGLRQSTREEVRALLKAEGISAVLVTHTQEEALSFAERLGVMKEGTLEQIGTPERVYRHPKTAYVADFLGQTNFIRAHITDGIAETPFGRVRVEGAETGNGLLSIRPECLTMTTPDARSGTQNGRVVGQAFKGHDFTYQVEMNGEQYFVQTDYRCPFQIGDPVTLKAESAVAVTP